One part of the Humulus lupulus chromosome 9, drHumLupu1.1, whole genome shotgun sequence genome encodes these proteins:
- the LOC133800046 gene encoding protein FAR1-RELATED SEQUENCE 5-like: protein MDEVGSLQETSNWENILQSLGIEKLANDIETEDVQGKVLESLEEWEDFYYTYSLWVGFSVRKADVRKKNGNITMRKWVCSKEGFRKHMEIDKADGSKRKTSITRIGCQASFRVVMMRDEGPWICKEFQPLHNHDKEALDELRFLRSNRSVSETLVAQVRSMNQVGIRTSHIIFHLEMQSGGYERMPCQLRDVYNKVAHVKRKDKRCTDSDGALGYLDCLSKRDPNFFIQYQCDVDNRLGNLFWADGYSRRDFVAFGEVIGFDTTYLTNKYNKPLTIILGVNHHFKTCIFGMALLNSEDEQTYFWLLDKFIECHNHVTPKVVVTDGDGAIKNVVLKYFPNATHRLCAWHLCTNALKISKDPRFLQGFQDVVHNYYTIEEFMQKWGELIHNFDLHSSQWCTNAYHSRRSWVETYLRGKFVPGMRTNQRCESMNSSIKKFLHASYSLREFVTSIDVAMTKLRHVEREDDYNS, encoded by the coding sequence ATGGACGAGGTAGGAAGTTTGCAAGAAACATCAAATTGGGAAAATATACTACAATCTTTGGGGATTGAGAAACTCGCAAATGATATTGAGACGGAGGATGTCCAGGGAAAGGTCTTGGAGTCCCTTGAAGAGTGGGAGGATTTTTATTACACATACTCTTTGTGGGTAGGCTTCAGTGTCCGCAAAGCAGATGTACGGAAAAAAAATGGGAACATCACCATGAGAAAATGGGTATGTTCAAAAGAAGGTTTCCGCAAACACATGGAAATTGACAAGGCCGATGGGAGCAAACGAAAAACATCTATTACTAGGATTGGTTGCCAAGCTAGTTTTCGAGTCGTAATGATGCGCGATGAAGGTCCGTGGATTTGCAAGGAATTCCAACCTCTGCACAACCATGACAAGGAAGCATTAGATGAGTTGCGATTTCTGAGATCAAATCGTTCCGTGTCAGAAACCCTAGTTGCTCAAGTGAGGTCAATGAACCAAGTTgggataagaacttcacacatAATTTTCCACTTGGAAATGCAGTCTGGTGGGTACGAAAGGATGCCTTGCCAGCTACGAGACGTTTACAACAAGGTCGCCCATGTCAAAAGAAAAGATAAAAGATGTACAGATTCAGATGGTGCTTTGGGATATTTGGATTGTCTGTCAAAGAGGGATCCAAATTTCTTCATTCAATATCAATGTGACGTGGACAACAGATTGGGGAACCTATTCTGGGCGGACGGATATTCTCGACGGGATTTCGTCGCATTCGGTGAGGTTATTGGATTTGACACAACATATTTgacaaacaaatataataaaccCCTGACAATTATTTTGGGCGTCAATCATCATTTCAAGACCTGCATATTTGGAATGGCACTGCTTAACTCCGAGGATGAGCAAACTTACTTTTGGTTGCTTGACAAATTTATTGAATGCCACAATCATGTAACACCAAAGGTTGTGGTGACAGATGGAGATGGAGCTATCAAAAATGTTGTCTTGAAGTACTTCCCAAATGCAACTCATCGGTTGTGTGCGTGGCACCTGTGTACCAACGCTTTAAAAATTTCAAAAGACCCCCGATTCTTACAAGGATTTCAAGATGTCGTGCACAACTATTACACAATAGAGGAATTCATGCAAAAATGGGGGGAATTAATACACAATTTTGACCTCCATTCTAGCCAATGGTGCACCAACGCTTATCACAGTCGTCGTTCATGGGTAGAGACATACCTAAGAGGGAAATTTGTCCCCGGAATGCGGACCAACCAAAGATGTGAGTCCATGAattcaagtattaaaaaattcCTACATGCAAGTTATAGTCTCCGTGAATTCGTTACCTCGATTGACGTTGCTATGACAAAGTTGAGGCACGTCGAGAGAGAAGATGATTACAATAGTTGA